A section of the Petrimonas sulfuriphila genome encodes:
- a CDS encoding TonB-dependent receptor — MKKKNFAILFRRTMAVTIMCMLSSFLIFSQNITVKGKVIDVNKEPLIGVTIQVQNTSVGTITDIDGNYILPNVPSNAKLEVSYVGMKSQIIEVGGRTSIDVILETDTELLDEVVVVAYGTQKARSVTGAMSRINTDELVDMPVSNITQKMQGKFAGVQILNNSGEPNGNLSIRVRGQASINAGNNPLVVIDGFPSSSGLETLSPDEIESISILKDAASTTLYGSRAANGVILVTTKQGRSGKTEITFNANYGIQDVSSRGMPDVMNAREFAQFKKEYYEDAQKYEGKTTPVPEQYANPASVSEGTDWYKVLLRTANSQNYNLGLQTGTDVVKSSVNLNYNSTEGTIINSYANRFSVRSNNEFKASDRIIFGMNLSASYIDRQVQDGIGIDRQIIGSAFLMDPALKYKNEDGTYPISYSPPGMFGNANYYLVLRDRQNPAKTIRGTVNTYAQVELAEGLKYRISANADMGNFRQERWVPSYVSGGMFSAPPNPAYGSYNTFNYENWLVENTLTYQKTFNEVHDFDVLLGYSAQKSKDISSTINASNYPSDEIGFFNAAQTKVGSGGKSAWSMLSWLSRFNYEYMNRYILSFSYRRDGSSRFGANARWANFPSFSAGWVASEEGFLKDVNNLSFLKLRASWGKVGNNNIGNYTSIASVNNNNYVLDGTIVPGRQLGNIGNNNLTWETTESWNIGADVSLYKDRVFFMYDYYNKVTNGLLYQIDIPYSSGFSNIQSNIGEFRFWGHEFTLQTKNLTGAFKWSTDFNITFDRNKAVKLGTNDTPIGGYNNQVDYNRTAVGKPLGMFYGYVYDGVYMTQEEYDSQPKHASSTVGTVRMKDINGDKKIDSADKTFIGNPNPDFLYGLTNSFSWNNFDASVVISGSVGNDIMDATYEWTENIDAVFNVRKEVAERWRSVENPGKGNIPRTLTGSTELFRYTNSRWVFDGSYLMVKNLTLGYKVPLKSNPFIKSLRFYLTAQNLLTLTKYPGMNPEVSRSGTGGLSFYGVDHTSYPVSRIYTAGINVSF, encoded by the coding sequence ATGAAAAAGAAGAATTTTGCAATTTTATTTAGACGGACGATGGCAGTAACCATCATGTGTATGTTGTCCTCTTTTTTAATCTTTTCCCAGAATATTACGGTAAAGGGAAAAGTGATCGACGTAAACAAAGAGCCTTTGATAGGCGTAACTATTCAAGTACAAAACACATCAGTTGGAACAATAACTGATATTGACGGTAACTATATATTACCCAACGTACCGTCTAATGCTAAACTGGAAGTGTCCTATGTGGGGATGAAATCACAAATTATCGAGGTTGGAGGAAGAACATCGATAGACGTTATTTTAGAAACAGATACCGAACTGCTTGACGAAGTGGTTGTTGTTGCCTACGGTACACAAAAGGCACGTTCAGTGACTGGCGCCATGAGCAGAATAAATACTGACGAATTGGTTGACATGCCTGTTTCCAATATTACTCAAAAAATGCAAGGTAAATTTGCAGGTGTTCAAATTCTGAACAACTCCGGAGAACCCAACGGAAACCTGTCCATCAGGGTCAGGGGACAAGCTTCGATTAATGCAGGTAATAACCCGCTAGTTGTAATAGATGGATTCCCCAGCAGTTCAGGATTAGAAACACTGTCTCCCGATGAAATTGAATCTATTTCAATTTTGAAAGATGCCGCTTCAACCACATTGTATGGCTCACGCGCAGCGAATGGCGTCATCCTTGTCACTACAAAGCAGGGAAGATCCGGAAAAACGGAAATCACGTTTAATGCAAATTACGGGATTCAGGATGTGTCCAGCAGAGGAATGCCTGATGTAATGAACGCCCGCGAGTTCGCCCAATTCAAAAAGGAGTATTATGAAGATGCACAAAAATACGAAGGAAAAACAACTCCTGTACCTGAACAATATGCAAATCCTGCTTCGGTATCGGAAGGCACCGACTGGTATAAAGTGTTATTGAGAACAGCAAATTCCCAAAACTACAATTTGGGTTTACAAACCGGCACGGATGTGGTTAAATCGTCTGTGAATTTGAATTACAACAGCACTGAAGGAACTATCATAAACTCTTATGCAAACAGGTTCTCTGTTCGTTCAAACAATGAATTTAAAGCGTCTGACCGCATTATTTTCGGGATGAATTTATCTGCATCTTACATCGATCGCCAGGTGCAGGACGGAATCGGTATTGACAGGCAAATCATTGGATCTGCTTTCTTAATGGATCCGGCGTTGAAATACAAGAACGAAGATGGTACCTATCCCATTTCCTACTCTCCTCCGGGAATGTTTGGTAACGCGAATTATTACTTAGTTCTCAGAGACAGGCAGAACCCCGCCAAAACTATTCGCGGAACAGTAAACACTTACGCGCAGGTTGAACTGGCAGAAGGACTGAAATACCGTATCAGTGCAAACGCCGATATGGGTAACTTCAGGCAGGAAAGATGGGTACCGTCATACGTAAGTGGTGGTATGTTTTCTGCGCCCCCCAATCCGGCATATGGCTCGTACAACACTTTCAACTACGAAAACTGGCTGGTTGAAAATACATTAACCTATCAAAAAACATTTAACGAAGTTCACGATTTCGACGTTCTCTTAGGTTATTCAGCTCAAAAATCCAAAGATATCTCCTCCACTATAAATGCATCCAACTATCCCAGCGACGAAATTGGTTTTTTCAATGCTGCACAAACAAAAGTTGGAAGCGGCGGAAAATCTGCATGGAGCATGTTGTCGTGGCTGTCGAGGTTCAACTACGAGTACATGAACCGCTACATCCTCTCCTTCTCTTACAGACGGGATGGAAGTTCTCGTTTTGGAGCAAACGCCAGATGGGCCAACTTCCCCTCATTTTCTGCGGGTTGGGTGGCCAGCGAAGAAGGCTTCTTAAAAGATGTCAACAACTTGAGTTTTCTAAAATTGCGGGCCAGCTGGGGTAAAGTTGGTAACAACAATATCGGTAATTATACATCCATCGCCTCTGTAAACAACAATAACTATGTGCTAGACGGAACAATTGTTCCCGGCCGTCAGTTAGGAAATATCGGAAACAACAACCTGACCTGGGAAACTACTGAATCGTGGAACATTGGTGCTGATGTAAGTCTATACAAAGACCGCGTTTTCTTTATGTATGATTATTACAATAAAGTAACCAACGGATTACTTTACCAGATAGATATCCCTTATTCTTCAGGATTCTCCAACATACAATCCAACATTGGTGAATTCCGTTTCTGGGGGCATGAATTTACCTTGCAGACAAAAAATTTAACCGGCGCTTTTAAATGGTCGACTGACTTCAACATCACTTTCGACAGAAACAAAGCAGTTAAACTGGGAACAAACGATACTCCGATAGGTGGTTACAACAACCAGGTTGACTATAACAGAACAGCTGTTGGGAAACCGTTGGGTATGTTCTATGGATATGTATATGACGGCGTTTACATGACTCAGGAAGAGTATGATTCACAGCCCAAGCATGCCTCATCAACCGTTGGAACAGTTCGTATGAAAGACATCAACGGTGATAAAAAGATTGACTCGGCAGATAAAACATTTATTGGTAATCCGAATCCGGACTTCCTGTATGGGTTAACCAACTCTTTCAGCTGGAATAACTTCGATGCAAGTGTGGTTATTTCGGGATCTGTAGGTAACGATATTATGGATGCAACTTACGAATGGACTGAAAACATTGACGCAGTATTTAACGTAAGAAAAGAAGTGGCAGAGAGATGGAGATCCGTAGAAAATCCAGGGAAAGGAAATATCCCCAGAACGCTTACGGGATCAACGGAACTGTTCCGTTATACCAACTCGAGATGGGTTTTTGATGGTTCCTACCTTATGGTTAAAAATCTAACATTGGGTTATAAAGTGCCGCTGAAGTCAAATCCATTCATCAAATCCCTGCGTTTTTACCTGACGGCTCAAAACCTGCTTACTCTGACTAAATATCCGGGCATGAATCCCGAAGTTAGCCGCAGCGGTACAGGCGGCCTTTCTTTCTACGGAGTGGATCATACGTCATATCCTGTGTCAAGGATTTACACAGCCGGGATCAATGTATCTTTTTAA
- a CDS encoding RagB/SusD family nutrient uptake outer membrane protein, whose translation MSKRNLLIVLTGIFILSSCSQSFLDLYPETNVTSASFYKTMTHFDQALNASYTGFRNIANNGLFMDEMRSDNAFYTIYYGDRGPYNATEKPCLFIDDEVSANAGPIRDRWTVNYQNIAKVNTILDRVDASELTDAEKSKVKAEALFLRAFYYFDLVKCFGGVPLSLQEVTTAEQAFLPRSTAEECYTQMLTDLNTAIELGLPVPVDFSKDNKGRATMGAAKMLRAYISMTKSTPDYKTAEQDLVAITNMNYELLENYEDVFDPSNKNHQESILEVQFTEDGSTSQYSTFAWRLAPKCSNLVDMMGIGGSNYAGTSGGWVVPTKEMVDSYEAGDARLPASIVVVEGYSEGDNFYYESIKEAKGYQKPDGKTYHYMVKKYFHPPYSYSLRSTENFPIYRYAGALLLLSECLVKQGKNTEALPYINQVRTRAGIPPLSSCTLKDVSDEMRHELAYENHRWSDLKRTGLVKEVMTAHGQRIKELHPWVKATNNDGCYIIDDFRMIYAIPTREIDINNLLEQNPGY comes from the coding sequence ATGTCAAAAAGAAACTTATTGATAGTACTTACAGGAATATTTATTTTATCGTCCTGCAGTCAATCATTTCTGGATTTATATCCGGAAACCAATGTGACGTCTGCCTCATTTTATAAAACCATGACTCATTTTGATCAGGCATTAAATGCTTCATATACCGGATTCCGGAATATTGCCAATAACGGTTTGTTTATGGATGAGATGAGGTCGGACAATGCCTTCTATACGATCTATTACGGTGACCGTGGCCCATACAATGCAACTGAAAAACCGTGCTTGTTTATTGATGATGAGGTATCTGCAAATGCGGGACCGATAAGAGACCGTTGGACGGTTAACTACCAGAACATTGCCAAAGTAAACACCATACTCGACAGGGTGGACGCCTCGGAACTGACGGATGCTGAAAAATCCAAAGTTAAAGCAGAAGCTCTTTTTCTACGCGCCTTCTATTATTTCGACCTGGTTAAATGCTTCGGTGGTGTGCCCCTTAGTTTGCAAGAAGTTACAACTGCCGAGCAGGCTTTTTTACCCAGATCCACTGCGGAAGAATGCTATACTCAAATGCTGACCGACCTGAATACGGCGATCGAACTGGGATTACCCGTGCCTGTTGATTTCTCCAAAGACAACAAAGGACGTGCAACCATGGGTGCCGCAAAAATGTTGCGTGCCTACATCAGTATGACGAAATCAACCCCGGATTACAAGACTGCCGAACAGGATTTGGTAGCCATAACGAACATGAACTACGAGCTGTTGGAAAACTACGAAGATGTTTTTGATCCGAGCAATAAAAATCACCAGGAATCCATCCTTGAGGTACAATTTACCGAAGACGGATCAACAAGCCAATACAGTACTTTCGCATGGAGGCTTGCACCCAAATGCAGCAACCTGGTTGATATGATGGGAATAGGAGGATCAAACTATGCAGGGACCAGCGGCGGCTGGGTAGTGCCAACAAAAGAGATGGTTGATTCCTACGAAGCAGGTGATGCCAGACTACCGGCATCCATTGTTGTGGTTGAAGGATATTCTGAAGGCGATAATTTCTATTACGAAAGCATCAAGGAAGCCAAAGGATATCAAAAACCGGACGGCAAAACGTATCACTACATGGTGAAAAAATATTTTCATCCGCCGTACTCATACAGCTTGAGAAGTACCGAGAACTTCCCCATATACCGGTACGCCGGTGCATTATTACTTTTGTCAGAATGTTTAGTAAAGCAAGGTAAGAACACGGAGGCTTTACCTTATATCAATCAGGTCAGGACCCGTGCCGGAATTCCCCCATTAAGCAGTTGTACGCTGAAAGATGTATCTGACGAGATGAGGCATGAACTTGCATACGAAAACCACAGATGGAGTGACTTAAAGCGCACAGGATTAGTGAAAGAGGTTATGACAGCCCATGGACAAAGAATAAAAGAGCTCCATCCCTGGGTTAAGGCTACCAACAACGACGGTTGCTATATCATTGACGATTTCAGAATGATATATGCCATTCCAACACGCGAAATAGACATCAACAATCTGCTTGAACAGAATCCGGGTTATTAA
- a CDS encoding family 78 glycoside hydrolase catalytic domain, producing the protein MKLRKPVEKLICSLIFLSILGCSPSNISKIVDLKCENLRNPLGINTLHPRFSWKNISDKEGTQQTAYQILVASNTNNLSEEKADLWNSGKVLSPSNILIDYQGSPLHSRELLYWKIRTWDENGNISKWSETGTFSIGILDESDWAASYIGYPTENGFQHCPQFRKVFSIEKVNKDDTYLLHINSLGYHEVFINGQKIGNDVLSPAVSQFNKRSLVNTYDVTPYMTAGENNLIIWLGSGWYSKGLPGVVGEGPSVKAQLEKFSGQSAENIVVTDNTWLARNSEYTRISDWMSGRYGGEEVSGNLETQNLLFTEPEKLTWNKASVVEVPKHAVTPQMVEPNRITKEINPSAINKLNDSTFLVDMGTTLAGWFEITFPQLQDKQQVVLEYSDHLDENGEIVHQGQTDRYIASGSGTEFFRNKFNYHGFRYVKISNLYEVPNPASVKAYLIHTDFELNSGFECSDTDLNRIHDMVFYTLQCLGLGGYLVDCPQIERLGYGGDGNASTVTAQTMFNLAPLYSNWLDAWSDVIREDGSMPHTAPNPYAAGGGPYWCGFIISASWHTYQNYGDINVLEKYYPVMQKWLGYVERHSVDGLLKRWPNTDYRNWYLGDWATPDGVGNPNHLDDRSVDLVNNSYLSVCFSQMADIAGYLGKDNDKKYYSEKKSQLNEVIHDTFFDEQKGLYSTGSQIDLIFPMLAEAVPQHLQGDLIKTLMERTEKEDNGHLNTGLVGIPVMMEWAAKNNQPEFIYSMLKKKTYPGYLYMLENGATTTWEHWNGARSRIHNCYNGVGQWFYQSVGGIRQIDGKTAYSEFLVDPQIPSGVTWAKTRINTPKGWVSVHWETVDNRMKMEVEIPVGSIAKVKCPVSGKEIKINHQLHSPQDGSVELQSGKYSIEYPL; encoded by the coding sequence ATGAAGTTAAGAAAACCAGTAGAAAAACTAATCTGCTCACTGATTTTTTTGAGCATTCTCGGATGCTCTCCAAGCAATATCTCAAAAATTGTTGATTTGAAATGTGAAAACCTGCGCAACCCTTTAGGGATAAACACGTTGCATCCACGGTTTAGCTGGAAAAATATTTCGGACAAAGAAGGCACACAACAAACTGCATACCAGATACTTGTAGCCAGCAACACCAACAACTTAAGTGAAGAAAAAGCCGACCTCTGGAATTCCGGGAAAGTGCTATCTCCGTCAAATATACTGATCGATTATCAGGGTAGCCCCCTTCATTCCAGAGAATTGCTCTATTGGAAAATTCGTACGTGGGATGAGAACGGCAACATTTCTAAATGGAGTGAAACAGGCACATTCAGCATCGGGATACTGGATGAAAGCGATTGGGCAGCTTCCTATATAGGTTATCCTACAGAAAACGGATTTCAACATTGTCCCCAATTCAGGAAAGTGTTTTCAATAGAAAAGGTGAATAAGGACGACACTTATCTGCTTCACATCAACAGCTTGGGCTATCACGAAGTGTTTATTAACGGACAGAAGATCGGCAATGATGTCCTCTCACCTGCAGTTTCTCAGTTTAACAAACGTTCGCTGGTCAATACCTACGACGTTACGCCCTACATGACGGCAGGTGAAAATAACCTGATTATCTGGTTAGGCAGCGGCTGGTATTCAAAAGGGCTGCCGGGAGTAGTCGGGGAAGGGCCGTCTGTAAAAGCTCAGCTGGAAAAATTCTCGGGTCAATCGGCAGAAAATATTGTCGTCACAGACAATACCTGGCTGGCTCGAAACAGCGAATATACCCGGATCAGCGACTGGATGTCCGGAAGGTACGGTGGAGAAGAGGTTTCCGGAAACCTGGAAACACAAAACCTCCTGTTCACAGAACCTGAAAAACTGACCTGGAATAAAGCGTCCGTTGTTGAAGTACCCAAACACGCCGTAACCCCTCAGATGGTTGAACCCAACAGGATTACAAAAGAAATCAACCCCTCGGCAATAAACAAGCTTAACGACAGTACTTTTCTAGTGGATATGGGAACAACCCTTGCCGGATGGTTCGAGATAACTTTCCCCCAATTGCAAGACAAGCAACAAGTTGTTCTGGAGTATTCGGACCACCTGGACGAGAACGGAGAGATAGTCCATCAAGGACAGACAGATCGTTACATCGCATCTGGCAGCGGTACAGAATTTTTCAGGAATAAGTTCAACTATCACGGATTCAGGTATGTGAAGATATCCAATCTTTACGAAGTACCCAATCCAGCTTCTGTTAAAGCATACCTTATCCACACCGATTTTGAACTCAATTCCGGTTTTGAATGCTCAGACACTGATCTTAACCGCATTCACGATATGGTGTTTTACACGCTGCAGTGCCTCGGATTAGGCGGCTACCTGGTAGACTGCCCTCAAATTGAAAGATTGGGCTACGGAGGAGACGGTAACGCTTCAACCGTTACTGCCCAAACCATGTTTAACCTCGCCCCGCTTTACAGCAACTGGCTGGACGCCTGGTCGGATGTGATCCGGGAAGACGGGAGCATGCCACATACCGCCCCTAATCCTTACGCTGCCGGAGGCGGGCCTTACTGGTGCGGATTCATTATATCGGCATCGTGGCACACCTACCAGAATTACGGAGACATCAATGTACTGGAAAAGTATTATCCGGTTATGCAAAAATGGCTTGGATATGTTGAAAGACATAGTGTCGATGGACTATTGAAACGCTGGCCCAATACCGATTATAGAAATTGGTACCTGGGGGACTGGGCTACACCCGACGGCGTTGGAAACCCCAACCACCTGGATGATAGATCGGTTGACCTGGTGAATAACAGCTACCTGTCTGTTTGCTTCAGCCAAATGGCGGATATTGCCGGGTACCTGGGTAAAGACAACGACAAAAAGTACTATTCTGAAAAGAAAAGTCAACTAAACGAGGTCATTCATGACACGTTTTTTGATGAACAAAAAGGACTCTATTCAACCGGATCGCAGATTGACCTTATTTTTCCAATGCTTGCCGAAGCAGTTCCTCAACACCTGCAGGGTGATCTGATAAAAACATTGATGGAAAGAACGGAAAAGGAAGATAACGGGCATCTCAATACCGGGCTCGTAGGAATACCCGTAATGATGGAATGGGCTGCGAAAAACAACCAACCGGAATTTATTTATTCCATGCTGAAGAAAAAAACTTATCCCGGATATTTATACATGCTAGAAAATGGTGCCACAACCACCTGGGAGCACTGGAACGGAGCCAGGAGCAGAATACACAATTGTTATAACGGCGTGGGGCAATGGTTTTACCAATCGGTGGGAGGAATCCGTCAAATCGATGGAAAAACCGCGTACAGCGAATTTCTTGTCGATCCCCAGATCCCGAGTGGGGTAACCTGGGCCAAAACCCGGATAAACACCCCAAAAGGATGGGTAAGCGTGCATTGGGAAACAGTTGACAACCGGATGAAAATGGAAGTAGAGATCCCTGTCGGTTCAATCGCCAAAGTAAAGTGTCCTGTTTCAGGTAAGGAGATCAAAATAAACCATCAACTGCATTCCCCCCAAGACGGATCAGTAGAATTACAGAGCGGAAAATATTCCATTGAATATCCGTTGTAA
- a CDS encoding sulfatase-like hydrolase/transferase, protein MKNLNISLGVSVGLGLFYSPFSSLSAKDQDKKMNIVFLLADDLRWNSIGCFGNDVVHTPNLDRLAEAGVKFENTYVTTPISMVSRASILTGQYMSRHGINRFSKEIDEGSFADTYPSVLRRNGYYTGFVGKYGVGKIREDDFDYVNSYEGLHWMPLNGARINVLGKDENGLLYTKIQGDSIHVTDKNLNDAINFLENRPTDKPFCLSVSFFATHAQDNHHDQYRYKPSSEKYYQDIEIPMPVTSTPQHYYSLPPFIANEKCESRVRWHWRFDSPEKYQKYMKAYYRMVTEIDLAVGEIIEKLKEQGELDNTLIIFTGDNGYFQSDFQIADKWYAYEQSIRVPLIVFDPRIPAGRRGVSYEEIALNIDIAPTLVSASGSPVPNVMQGEDLSTIYLKKKHPRRDDFFFEHPFINNEEFIPSSQAVISIQEKYILYPHYGFQQYFDLRKDPLETDNAFLRLKDSRKMKKLKKRFQELKTMAK, encoded by the coding sequence ATGAAAAATTTAAATATTTCACTGGGGGTTTCAGTCGGACTGGGTCTCTTTTACTCCCCTTTCTCTTCGCTGAGTGCCAAGGACCAGGACAAAAAAATGAATATTGTCTTTCTTCTGGCAGATGATCTAAGATGGAACTCGATAGGCTGTTTTGGTAACGATGTTGTTCACACGCCAAACCTCGATAGATTGGCTGAAGCAGGAGTCAAGTTTGAAAATACCTATGTGACCACTCCCATCTCCATGGTTAGCCGGGCATCGATATTAACCGGTCAGTACATGAGCAGGCATGGAATCAATCGCTTTTCGAAAGAGATAGATGAAGGGAGTTTTGCCGATACTTATCCATCTGTGCTCCGAAGAAATGGGTACTATACCGGATTTGTAGGAAAATACGGGGTAGGGAAAATACGGGAAGATGATTTTGATTATGTAAATTCGTACGAAGGGTTACACTGGATGCCATTAAATGGGGCACGGATCAATGTTTTGGGGAAAGACGAGAACGGACTTCTTTACACAAAAATTCAAGGAGATTCTATTCATGTCACCGATAAAAACCTGAACGATGCCATTAATTTTTTGGAAAACAGGCCAACTGATAAGCCTTTTTGCCTGTCGGTAAGTTTTTTTGCCACACATGCACAGGATAATCATCACGATCAGTATCGGTATAAGCCGTCGAGCGAAAAATATTATCAAGACATTGAAATTCCAATGCCTGTAACCTCTACGCCGCAACATTACTACTCATTGCCTCCTTTCATAGCCAATGAAAAGTGCGAAAGCAGGGTCCGCTGGCACTGGCGGTTTGATTCTCCGGAAAAATATCAGAAGTATATGAAAGCATACTATAGAATGGTTACCGAGATTGATCTGGCAGTCGGTGAGATTATTGAAAAATTGAAAGAGCAGGGTGAGCTGGACAATACGTTAATAATATTTACAGGGGATAACGGATATTTTCAAAGCGATTTTCAGATAGCCGACAAATGGTATGCATACGAGCAATCCATCCGTGTGCCTTTAATAGTCTTTGATCCCCGGATTCCTGCTGGCAGAAGGGGCGTTAGCTATGAGGAAATTGCCCTGAACATAGATATCGCCCCAACTCTTGTTTCTGCCTCCGGAAGCCCTGTTCCCAATGTTATGCAGGGGGAGGACTTGTCAACTATTTACTTGAAGAAAAAACATCCCCGGAGGGATGATTTTTTCTTCGAACATCCTTTTATAAACAATGAGGAGTTTATCCCCTCCTCCCAGGCGGTAATATCCATTCAGGAGAAATATATACTGTATCCTCATTACGGGTTTCAGCAATATTTCGATCTAAGAAAGGATCCGTTGGAAACTGACAATGCTTTTCTCCGGTTGAAAGACTCCCGAAAGATGAAAAAACTGAAAAAAAGATTTCAGGAATTAAAAACTATGGCAAAATAA
- a CDS encoding L-fucose/L-arabinose isomerase family protein, with translation MNEYKEFFSPQLNKELHIGFFGVGYDFYWSQFPGLFEELMEKHQVIMGKVPPKAVKIIDFGMVDNPSKAYETVLKIQAANLDMLFCNMLTYATSGTFGVIVRAVDVPIILVALQPRKALDYSKASTYMQLANDDICSLPEFTGVAARMGKRIPGVIIGTLYDDPEADRKIAEYCQIARVLKGLKQAHFGHIGHPINAMLDMHTDITMLTSFFGCHVVECEANEIVDHYVSCRESEIEETENMILEFFDTPDPVSDPIAVKLNKEDLNTSARVAVALKKFIESKKIDGLAYYYNGSPKSTEELVMSNLIVGNSLLTSSGFPMCGESDLKTLVAMMIMNLLGIGGSFAEFHPVDFNEGFVLVGHDGPHNISIAEGKPVLRSLIKYHGKPGSGAGVEFKIKEGPITMLSINSTCDGKFKFVIAEGESVKGPIPPTGNTNTRGYFKPDVRTFLYRWMNEGPTHHFALGIGHNAHLIQKVANYLNIESVIISQ, from the coding sequence ATGAACGAGTATAAAGAATTTTTCTCTCCCCAGTTAAATAAGGAACTTCATATTGGTTTTTTTGGAGTTGGCTATGATTTTTATTGGAGTCAATTTCCCGGATTATTTGAAGAATTGATGGAGAAACATCAGGTTATCATGGGTAAAGTGCCCCCCAAAGCGGTAAAAATCATTGATTTTGGGATGGTTGACAACCCTTCTAAGGCATACGAAACCGTATTGAAAATTCAAGCAGCCAATCTTGATATGCTATTCTGCAATATGTTGACCTATGCTACATCAGGAACATTTGGCGTTATTGTAAGGGCTGTTGATGTGCCCATAATATTGGTTGCTTTACAGCCAAGAAAAGCGTTAGACTATTCAAAAGCTTCTACGTATATGCAGCTTGCGAACGATGACATATGCTCCTTGCCAGAATTTACCGGTGTTGCTGCAAGGATGGGGAAGAGGATCCCCGGTGTAATCATTGGTACCCTGTACGATGATCCCGAGGCTGACAGAAAAATAGCGGAGTATTGTCAAATAGCAAGAGTCCTCAAGGGACTGAAACAAGCTCATTTCGGGCATATTGGACATCCTATAAATGCTATGCTGGATATGCATACGGATATAACCATGCTGACATCTTTTTTCGGATGTCATGTGGTGGAGTGTGAAGCCAATGAAATTGTCGACCACTATGTCAGTTGCAGGGAGAGTGAGATAGAGGAAACGGAGAACATGATTTTAGAATTCTTTGATACACCTGATCCAGTGTCCGATCCTATTGCGGTGAAATTAAACAAAGAAGATCTGAACACCTCCGCTCGGGTAGCTGTAGCGCTAAAGAAGTTTATTGAAAGTAAGAAGATCGACGGGCTGGCTTATTATTATAATGGAAGTCCGAAAAGCACGGAAGAACTTGTCATGTCGAACCTGATAGTGGGTAATTCGCTACTCACTTCTTCCGGATTTCCGATGTGTGGAGAATCTGATTTAAAAACGTTGGTTGCTATGATGATCATGAATTTACTGGGCATAGGAGGGAGTTTTGCCGAATTTCATCCGGTGGATTTTAATGAAGGGTTCGTATTGGTTGGACACGACGGGCCACACAATATCTCCATTGCTGAAGGGAAACCCGTGTTGCGAAGTTTGATAAAATATCACGGTAAACCGGGTAGTGGGGCCGGTGTAGAGTTTAAAATCAAAGAAGGGCCTATCACTATGCTGTCCATCAATTCAACCTGTGACGGAAAATTCAAATTTGTCATTGCTGAAGGAGAATCGGTAAAGGGACCAATTCCGCCAACAGGAAACACAAATACCCGGGGATATTTTAAACCGGATGTCAGGACTTTCTTGTATAGATGGATGAACGAAGGCCCTACACATCATTTTGCTTTAGGAATTGGACATAATGCCCATCTCATACAAAAAGTGGCCAATTATTTGAATATCGAATCAGTAATAATTTCACAATAA